The following coding sequences lie in one Glycine max cultivar Williams 82 chromosome 19, Glycine_max_v4.0, whole genome shotgun sequence genomic window:
- the LOC100795848 gene encoding 5'-adenylylsulfate reductase-like 5, which produces MATSLLFFITCLSLLPSSYCSPFPPSASFLYELQSQCSLAVSPDPPLRVDGNFIEGVLSGRKRVGYISILFYASWCRFSRRMLPEFEILSSMFPQVQHVALEQSSALPSLYSKYGIHSLPAILLVNQTSRVRYHGPKNLNSLVEFYERNTGLEAKDNAVVGQPSNFLSDEHSTMKGFSLKEIFNREPYLALSILFLCLRIILFVFPTIMPRLKAFWTSYASHLNLQIFGQVMERVLNVIDVKRIWTKLRLCKTRNFHERVRSARVWASSLASVSLGGSSAR; this is translated from the exons ATGGCcacttcacttcttttcttcatCACTTGTCTCTCTCTTCTACCATCCTCTTATTGCTCTCCTTTTCCACCTTCTGCTTCCTTTCTCTATGAGCTTCAATCTCAGTGCTCCCTTGCCGTCTCCCCTGACCCTCCTCTTCGG GTGGATGGGAATTTCATAGAAGGGGTTTTGTCTGGCAGAAAGAGGGTTGGATACATTTCTATACTCTTCTATGCTTCCTGGTGTCGTTTTTCACGCAGAATGCTTCCTGAATTTGAGATTCTTAGTTCCATGTTTCCTCAAGTACAACATGTAGCACTTGAGCAATCTTCTGCTTTGCCCAG CTTATATTCAAAATATGGAATCCATAGCTTACCTGCAATCTTACTGGTGAACCAGACATCTAGGGTGAGATATCATGGTCCAAAAAATCTCAACTCCCTTGTAGAATTTTATGAGAGAAACACAG GATTAGAAGCCAAGGACAATGCTGTTGTTGGTCAACCGAGCAACTTTTTGAGTGATGAACATTCAACTATGAAGGGCTTCTCCCTCAAAGAAATATTTAACAGGGAACCTTACTTGGCATTATCTATATTGTTTCTCTGTTTAAGGATTATTCTCTTTGTATTTCCCACGATTATGCCACGCCTCAAAGCATTCTGGACTTCCTATGCTTCTCATTTGAACTTGCAAATATTTGGCCAAGTGATGGAACGTGTTCTTAATGTAATTGATGTCAAGAGGATTTGGACCAAGCTAAGACTATGCAAGACCAGGAACTTTCATGAAAGGGTGAGGAGCGCCCGGGTTTGGGCATCATCACTTGCTTCTGTTTCTCTTGGTGGCTCATCAGCTAGGTGA